The Chthoniobacterales bacterium genome includes a window with the following:
- a CDS encoding RNA polymerase sigma factor RpoD/SigA, which yields MAIEDTDTGFQLYLREIARFPLLTVEEEIKLARKIKRGDAQARAHMVRANLRLVVKIARDYQGLGLPLLDLISEGNIGLMKAVERFDPKKGGKLSTYAAWWIKQSIKRALANQSKTIRLPVHLVDKISKIRRVAVQMSEELGREPTDDELAEEIGMLASKVSQLKTAAIRPASLDAPIGDDDSTEFGEIVGDEEAQDPFELLRDKDLRDEVGDLLDVLDERERKIINSRFGLDGGKPKTLEEVGEKFGVTRERIRQLQNIALGKMRRALNKKERPKPELV from the coding sequence ATGGCAATTGAAGATACCGATACCGGATTCCAGCTTTACCTGCGCGAGATTGCGCGGTTCCCGCTGCTCACGGTCGAAGAGGAGATCAAGCTCGCGCGCAAGATCAAGCGTGGCGACGCCCAGGCTCGCGCGCACATGGTTCGTGCGAATCTCCGTCTCGTCGTAAAGATCGCGCGCGACTATCAGGGCCTCGGCCTGCCCCTTCTGGACCTGATTTCCGAAGGCAATATCGGCCTCATGAAGGCTGTCGAGCGCTTCGACCCGAAAAAGGGCGGCAAGCTCAGCACCTACGCGGCCTGGTGGATCAAGCAATCGATCAAGCGCGCCCTGGCCAATCAGAGCAAGACGATCCGCCTGCCCGTCCACCTCGTGGACAAGATTTCCAAGATCCGCCGCGTGGCGGTGCAGATGAGTGAAGAACTCGGCCGCGAACCGACCGACGACGAGCTGGCCGAGGAGATCGGCATGCTCGCCTCGAAGGTGTCGCAGCTGAAGACGGCGGCCATCCGCCCGGCTTCGCTCGACGCGCCCATCGGTGACGACGATTCCACCGAGTTTGGCGAGATCGTCGGCGACGAAGAAGCGCAGGATCCGTTCGAACTCTTGCGCGACAAGGATTTGCGCGACGAGGTCGGCGACCTGCTCGACGTGCTCGATGAACGCGAACGCAAGATCATCAACTCCCGCTTCGGGCTCGACGGTGGCAAGCCGAAGACGCTCGAGGAAGTCGGTGAGAAGTTCGGCGTGACGCGGGAACGCATTCGGCAGCTTCAAAACATCGCGCTCGGCAAGATGCGGCGCGCGCTGAACAAGAAGGAAAGGCCGAAGCCCGAGCTCGTGTAA
- a CDS encoding MBL fold metallo-hydrolase: MEFVNLARRTEIGANSYLLRAAGRNIVLDCGMHPKERGLAALPDYSLIEPGTVDAIVITHAHQDHIGSLPVLTRAESKARVFLTEPTRRIGDTMLHNSVNVMTRQREDEGMMEYPLFTHRGIEFSRLMWRPAPARVTFTLDGERGHGDGEEPTMEFYHAGHILGSAGVLIRAEGRSLFYTGDVNFDDQTLMRGADFPKEGVDVLVMETTRGDAPTPPDFTRLGEERRFADAILAAFERGGSVTIPVFALGKTQEILAMLWRMRRGGELARTPIYIGGLSTKITTAYDAFAHSPDRGSSELALLQEMAPYVLSGNEVNTMPARPHCIFALSSGMMTEHTLSNIWARKILPDPKQSLFFVGYSDPESPAGKLRQAKPGDMIQLDPEQPAVPFRCHHETFNFSAHASRDSLRDYALALKPKKILLVHGDPPAIAWFQAEFREKLPGTEVIVPTPGETLTL; this comes from the coding sequence ATGGAATTCGTAAACCTGGCCCGTCGCACCGAGATCGGCGCGAATTCCTATCTTTTGCGTGCTGCCGGCCGGAACATCGTCCTGGACTGCGGCATGCATCCCAAGGAACGCGGCCTCGCCGCGCTGCCCGATTACTCGTTGATCGAGCCGGGCACCGTCGATGCGATCGTCATCACTCACGCGCATCAGGACCACATCGGCTCTCTGCCGGTGCTCACCCGTGCGGAGTCGAAAGCGCGGGTCTTTCTGACCGAGCCGACCCGCCGCATCGGCGACACGATGCTGCACAACTCGGTGAACGTGATGACCCGTCAGCGCGAGGACGAGGGCATGATGGAATATCCGCTGTTCACGCACCGCGGGATCGAATTTTCCCGCCTCATGTGGCGGCCCGCGCCGGCCCGAGTGACCTTCACGCTCGACGGGGAACGGGGTCACGGCGACGGCGAGGAGCCAACGATGGAGTTCTACCACGCCGGGCACATTCTCGGGTCCGCCGGCGTCCTCATCCGCGCCGAAGGCCGCAGCCTCTTTTACACGGGCGATGTGAATTTCGACGACCAGACGCTCATGCGCGGCGCCGATTTCCCGAAGGAAGGCGTCGACGTGCTCGTGATGGAGACGACCCGCGGCGACGCGCCCACGCCGCCGGATTTCACCCGCCTTGGCGAGGAACGCCGCTTCGCGGACGCGATTCTCGCCGCCTTCGAGCGCGGCGGCAGCGTCACGATTCCCGTCTTCGCCCTCGGCAAGACGCAGGAAATTCTCGCGATGCTCTGGAGAATGCGCCGTGGCGGCGAGCTCGCGCGGACACCCATCTACATCGGTGGCCTCAGCACCAAGATCACGACTGCCTACGACGCCTTTGCGCACAGTCCCGATCGAGGCAGCTCCGAACTCGCGTTGCTTCAGGAAATGGCGCCCTACGTCCTTTCCGGCAACGAGGTGAACACCATGCCGGCGCGCCCGCACTGCATCTTTGCCCTCTCGAGCGGCATGATGACCGAGCACACGCTCTCGAACATCTGGGCGCGCAAGATTCTCCCCGATCCGAAGCAGTCGCTCTTCTTCGTCGGCTATTCCGATCCCGAATCCCCCGCCGGCAAGCTCCGGCAGGCGAAACCCGGCGACATGATCCAGCTCGATCCCGAGCAGCCTGCCGTTCCCTTCCGCTGCCACCACGAGACGTTCAACTTCAGCGCGCATGCTTCTCGCGATTCGCTCCGGGACTACGCCCTTGCCCTGAAGCCGAAGAAAATTCTTCTCGTGCACGGCGATCCACCGGCGATTGCCTGGTTTCAGGCCGAGTTTCGCGAAAAGCTCCCCGGCACAGAGGTCATCGTGCCCACGCCGGGCGAAACGCTGACCCTCTAG
- a CDS encoding MBL fold metallo-hydrolase, with protein MKVTAGLEITFLGTGTSQGVPMIACDCAVCRSKDARDRRLRTAARIRTPEAEFIIDTPPDFRTQALREKLHRIDAVLYTHAHTDHVMGFDDLRRFCETQDREMPIHATPGVLDDLRRIYPFAFDAAGPAFRNYMRPLAHEILGPFRLGDLEIVPVQLPHGRFSTTGFVFSQSGRRLLAYFTDCNEVPPEARAAAEGVEVLVIDALRHNPHPTHLSVAEAINASRAVGARRTFFTHIGHDLGHAETEAELPEDVRMAFDGLRLPIA; from the coding sequence ATGAAAGTGACGGCCGGCCTCGAAATTACCTTCCTCGGGACGGGGACGTCACAGGGAGTGCCGATGATCGCCTGTGATTGCGCGGTGTGCCGCTCGAAGGACGCCCGCGACCGCCGCCTGCGCACCGCGGCCCGCATTCGCACGCCGGAGGCCGAGTTCATCATCGATACACCGCCGGACTTTCGCACGCAGGCCCTCCGCGAGAAATTGCACCGCATCGATGCCGTGCTCTACACCCATGCGCACACGGACCACGTGATGGGTTTCGACGACCTGCGGCGATTCTGCGAGACGCAGGACCGCGAAATGCCCATCCACGCCACGCCCGGCGTGCTCGACGACCTGCGGCGCATCTACCCCTTCGCGTTCGATGCCGCCGGACCGGCCTTCCGCAACTACATGCGACCGCTGGCCCACGAGATCCTTGGGCCGTTCCGGCTCGGCGATCTCGAGATCGTGCCGGTGCAACTGCCGCACGGGCGCTTCTCCACCACGGGATTCGTCTTCTCGCAGAGTGGCCGCCGCCTGCTTGCCTATTTCACGGATTGCAATGAGGTGCCGCCCGAGGCTCGGGCCGCGGCCGAGGGCGTGGAAGTGCTCGTGATCGACGCCCTGCGCCACAATCCCCACCCCACTCATCTCAGCGTGGCGGAGGCCATCAATGCCTCCCGCGCCGTCGGCGCCCGGCGGACGTTCTTCACGCACATCGGGCACGATCTCGGCCATGCCGAGACCGAAGCCGAGCTTCCCGAGGACGTCCGCATGGCTTTCGACGGATTGCGCCTGCCCATCGCATGA
- the recN gene encoding DNA repair protein RecN, whose protein sequence is MLASLRIRNFALVESLAWDIPGGFVAITGETGAGKSILIGGLKLLLGERADKSAIRAGASECLVEAVAELPEGSSIPALLEEAGIEPCEDRQLLLKRVISATGAGRQFVNGSPCTLAILRQIGDRLIDLHGPHDHQSLFAREAQTRLLDAYAGAGKNLADYRAARAEWLALEREQDESDAAGQAREREIDLLAHQAEEIEAAALIPDEEETLVARQQTAANARRLQELAAASAQALTEAEDSIGSRMGDVARLLRELARLDPTQADLAARHTALAEEIGELARAVASYGDHLDANPASLAEIEERLDLFQTLKRKYGRTLAEVIAYGDESAVRLAKLREQVARGANLGAEIAAAKSRALAVGAKISKQRAAAAPKLAAIVRKHLGDLGFLKAGFDIRLEAEEPSPDGLETVEFVFAPNPGEPAQPLRSIASSGEISRVMLALKTALAAQDEVPVLVFDEIDANVGGEVSHAVGAKMREIGTCRQVLCITHLPQVASAAGAHFVVSKSVVGGRTISALAAVSADDRAEEIARMLGSRSGGAALAHARELLDA, encoded by the coding sequence ATGCTCGCCTCTCTCCGTATTCGTAATTTCGCTTTGGTGGAAAGCCTCGCCTGGGACATTCCGGGCGGCTTCGTGGCCATCACCGGCGAGACCGGCGCGGGCAAATCGATTCTCATTGGCGGGTTGAAGCTCCTCCTGGGCGAACGCGCGGACAAGTCCGCCATTCGCGCCGGGGCATCCGAATGTCTCGTCGAAGCGGTCGCGGAATTGCCCGAGGGCTCATCGATTCCCGCGTTGCTCGAAGAAGCCGGCATCGAGCCCTGTGAGGATCGCCAGCTCCTGCTCAAACGCGTGATTTCCGCCACCGGCGCGGGGCGGCAGTTCGTCAACGGCTCCCCCTGCACGCTTGCGATTCTGCGGCAGATCGGCGACCGCCTCATCGATCTGCACGGCCCGCACGATCACCAGTCGCTCTTCGCGCGCGAGGCCCAGACGCGCCTGCTCGACGCCTACGCGGGCGCGGGAAAAAACCTGGCCGATTACCGAGCGGCCCGCGCGGAATGGCTTGCCCTCGAGCGCGAACAGGACGAAAGCGACGCCGCCGGTCAGGCCCGGGAACGGGAGATTGATCTGCTGGCCCACCAGGCGGAGGAAATCGAGGCCGCCGCGCTCATTCCCGACGAAGAGGAGACGCTGGTCGCCCGCCAGCAGACCGCCGCGAATGCGCGCCGGCTCCAGGAGCTCGCCGCCGCCTCGGCCCAGGCGCTCACCGAGGCCGAGGATTCCATCGGCAGCCGCATGGGCGACGTCGCCCGCCTTCTGCGCGAGCTGGCGCGGCTTGATCCGACACAGGCTGATCTTGCCGCGCGGCATACCGCGCTCGCCGAGGAAATCGGCGAGCTCGCCCGGGCCGTGGCGAGCTACGGCGATCATCTCGATGCGAATCCCGCTTCGCTCGCGGAAATCGAGGAACGCCTCGACCTCTTTCAAACGCTCAAGCGCAAATACGGGCGCACGCTCGCCGAGGTGATCGCCTATGGCGACGAAAGCGCCGTCCGCCTCGCGAAACTGCGCGAGCAGGTCGCCCGTGGCGCGAACCTCGGGGCCGAAATCGCCGCGGCGAAATCCCGGGCGCTCGCGGTCGGCGCGAAGATTTCCAAACAGCGCGCCGCCGCCGCGCCGAAGCTCGCTGCAATCGTCCGCAAGCACCTCGGCGACCTTGGTTTCTTGAAGGCGGGTTTCGACATTCGCCTCGAGGCGGAAGAACCCTCGCCCGACGGCCTCGAGACCGTGGAATTCGTCTTCGCGCCGAACCCCGGCGAGCCCGCGCAGCCGCTGCGCTCGATCGCCTCCAGTGGCGAAATTTCCCGTGTGATGCTCGCGCTCAAGACGGCGCTGGCCGCGCAGGACGAAGTGCCCGTGCTCGTGTTCGACGAGATCGATGCGAACGTCGGCGGCGAGGTTTCTCACGCGGTTGGCGCCAAGATGCGCGAGATCGGCACGTGCCGGCAGGTGCTCTGCATCACCCACCTGCCGCAGGTCGCCTCCGCTGCCGGCGCGCATTTCGTCGTGAGCAAATCCGTGGTCGGCGGTCGCACGATTTCGGCGCTGGCCGCCGTCTCGGCCGACGATCGCGCGGAGGAAATCGCCCGGATGCTCGGCAGCCGCTCCGGCGGCGCTGCGCTGGCCCACGCGCGAGAGCTTCTCGACGCATGA